Part of the Nicotiana sylvestris chromosome 5, ASM39365v2, whole genome shotgun sequence genome is shown below.
AGATGAGTCGTGTAAAGAAAGTATTAGAAAATTCGGAGTATTATGAAGTGTAAATTAAAAAAGTTGATGCGTATAAGTAAAGGTTTGGGCTAAACTCGTGGCCATAATCACCTCGATAGCCGGGAAAAGTTATATTGAATCATGGGATGACGCGTGTTTGGAGCATTAAATATGGATAGACATGTATCTAATCAACTGTCAGAAGGTTCTCAAAGGAGGTCAGTGAAATTCCCGCCAAAAGAAACGTTTCTACCAACTTCCCGGTGACACAAAGTTATGTCACCAgaaagtagggggactatctatatagaTAAAATATGTTATGCTAAGTAATTGCATAAGAGAGTGACACGTGAAACCGAAGGCAGAGGATAGCGAAGGCCGAAGACAACTGTTCCATTTATTACCGGAAGGAATGATGCTCATAAAGATACAATAAATGCCTACCACCCGGTAgcatttaatggagaatatttTACAGCATTTAATACACTACCCATTACAAAGAATTTTCCACTCATGCCCACCATCATACGTTcttcaatgaccctcataattaACATTAAAGAAGGGCATGATCCTAGGACTTTATTTCCTAGGTGAAACTTTAAACAGTGAGCTCTGTTATCATTGTAAGAGAAGGAATTTTCTGGCAAACTTATGTTATAATCTACTCAAAACTTTATACAATCTTACCTTCTtactttttgtcacgacccaaatcgatgagCCGCGATggacacccggtaccttactcaatcgagtaccaacataacatatctttcatgTCACACTATCATAGACAACTGAGCCGGAAGGCTGCAATGAGATAAGAAGAATActacatgtgataccaacttatgcataagacatacgagcctataaggccaaaataaccactcgtacactgaacataggccgataaggccaacaatcttttatgtacatgacatctgtctacaagcctctaagaatacataattttcataaatgtcgggacaaagtcccgccataccaaacaatatacatataaatcatactaaccaaacaagcaactccgaagcaaatgaagcgcaccaacatcttccgctgagctgatagcctacttggagggctctcgacctgtctatcaggacctgcagacatgaaacgcagcatccctgggcgaaagggacgtcagtacaaataatgtaccgaatatgtaaggaatgaaaatcaataaataatagacatgagaaaaacatggagtaaaagactcgacatgtgcATTTGCataactctgtgaatcatttcattttttataatgtcatgcatatgtgtataaatgttagaccatgcatgggtatatgtgttcataacatcatcaaggctctgagggcatcccatcatatcatctcggccactgtgagcaaatcatcaacatatactagttgattaggtggtggtgcgtatataacaccgtaacctttttcaaatatctcatatacatacatacatacatacatacatacatacatacatacatatatatatatatatacgtgtatataatgctatatggtcatggatcaatgtacacgaatgcaatgcatgagaagtacgtcaataaaatctcctGGAATGTCATAAgaatgcctttgagtaatatcatgaagtaaacttttttcaacttacgtatttttctgagacccatgaacagatgatagaataatatgacacatggagaatcaagaacataagcatctctcgcatttctatgaatatagtcatttatggaaattgcgcatttgctcgtttcatttgtgtcgtatagatcatgccaaaagaaagaagagatagccttaacatatctggagtagggaaaaattcgtatgattATTCTTGAGAAGGATTACACTGTATTcccttaaaattgcaaaatcCCGATGTTATTACGCAGTGCAATTTCGCACGAATTTCAAAACTCCCTCGCCTTCGTTCCTTGCTTTGTCTTTCTGTATGCTATATCATATTTTCCTAATAGAAATTCTACAGCCTTTTCTTGATCTTCAAATTTAGTAGACATATGTATTTTGCGTATTGAACAATTACACCATTAACGTCCTTGTGTAATTTTGCGGCTTAAATTCTATGCCTTTGTAGTATTGTTTAACCTTTGTCAAAGTGAATTTTGATCTTTCTTGAAGATGATATAGAGATGACTCACATTTTCTACCTTTTACGTGTAAAATGGCTAAGGAATGATGTCCAAGTGCCTATTAATTATATTGTCCAAAGGCAAGAGTCATGTAACTCTTTCCTTACTTGCTGCCACAGGGGGAGTTAGTTCTTATCCATAATTATCCATCTAGCTTCTTAATTAATTTGGTAATTTCCCACTAAtctaataattaatcaattattcatataattaagaattatctcaaagtacataaaatactattcacttttaacacactttgtaTATCTTATTATCATGGTtatatagtaccttgtatgacactagttcataaataccgggtattatagctcggatcgtattttatcccacatgtcaaacttggacgaaaattcattttctttgacttgcttcccctctcaccttcacgaatttacccatcacttgtttgaaatagcataacccttataatctccaaatagtatttttcttggactgatgtcaattaccttacgacaaattcaatgtacaatactacagggtgcaacatcgtcgtaatttaatactgtgaagcataacatcatcgtaatgtaatactgcaaggcgtaacatcatcgtaatataatactgtaggaCATAACATTATCGCAATATAATACTGCGAGACGTAATATCGATGTAATATTGCAGGGCATAACACTTTTCAATTTCATTATTGTTGTGCCCGGAAGCCTTGCTCCCAGAATCCCCGATTTTGCTATTTCATCTTCATCTCAATGCTAAGTATTGcatatttcttcaattcttttattatttcaagatcgaattaattcacttgtctagaaactacgtataaattcaactgtaccattttatGGACAAACACTTTTATCTTCATGTCACTTGCTCCAACTAACACTTGTACATTATTGCTAATATTTATTGCTCAATAAATTCACCAAACACTATTCAATGTGCTAATATTATTAATCTTTAGTATATATTTTTCTCGAGAAATATATTTCATTCACCTACCAAATAGTCATGTTGTCTGATCacctccccaatacttcttaggttaCCTTCTATCTCTTCTCATACTCGTTATagtcaaccgctcacacctccttactgggGTATCTGGGCTTCTCCTCCGTACGTGCCCGAATCTTCTGAGACTCGCTTCTCGCATCTTGTCATTCATATGAGCCACATCTACCTTCTCCCAAATATCTttatttctaatcttatccatcctaatGTGCCCTATCAATTTTTTACACGAATAGACAATTTTTACCAGGGTCTAGGCGGTTGTTGTGGACGCAAAATCTTAAAAACAGCCTCCTAGTTAGGCAAAGCAAACTAACCCGAGTAAAGTAAAATTAATAGAGCCATTTGTTCATTATCTCTTTAGTCCAACTATATAAATCAGAGTTTTGTTAGGTAAATAGACCAGGATTTATTAATTATCGCGGGTATTTTTTGGTTAATATGAAAATCTTAAATCTATATATCCTTCGAGTTAAATAAAAcatttgttgtgtaaagtgaaGATAATATACTAAAAACAGACTTTTATAGTATATTTTCTCAACACTGCAACATGTGAGTTAGCTCTACTTTCGAGGTCAGTTTTCATACTAAGAGCCCGTTgggcttagctgatttagagtagctgataagcattagggGCTGAAAAGCACTTTCAAGTGCTGAAGCTGatttaaaaataagtaattacgTATTTGAATAAAAGTGCTGGAATTAATAATATGCAGCTGGAGAActgggtatacgaagagttttgttttaaaaaaaaagtattttaggGATATAATAGTAAATATTCTGGTCAAACATAAAGTGCTTATAAACTTAAATTTGATAAGTTGtgggagaccaacttatggcttttggcctatttttagcttataagcacttaacttataagcaattttaattttaccaaacacgtagataagccaaaaaatgcttataagccagtttgaccagcttataagcttagccaaacacccttaAAAAACAAATTGGCGGAACTGATTAGTCAATTGAAAAGTCCGTATTGTTTTTGGACATATTCAAAGACTCGAGTTTATCATATTCCAGAATATAGACCGTTTggtcaagctgcaaaaatcagcttattttgagaagtgctttttttcaaaagtgcttttctcaaaagtacttttggtgagaaacagtttgtgtttgactaattagtttgaaaagcacttctgagcagcaattagtgtttggccaagctttaaaaaactgcttctaagtgtattttctcaaaagtacttctcaaaagagtgcttttggagagaagctacttttttttgcttctgcttctcctcaaaagcacttttttccttccagaaacttggccaaacacctcaatttttggccaaaactgcttttggccaaaaaaaagcacttttgaccaaaaaaaagcatttttggccaaaaataagcttggccaaacaggctattaactGCTTGATCATTGATCATCCCAAATCGATCATAAAAATGGCATACAAAAGGCACataaattataaaaatgaatTGACACACTATTATATAATACTCCTAGTAATTACTTGGAGTACGAGAGATTGGCCCCGGGGGACCTGAGGAGAGAGGTAGAGACAGGCAGAATAAGTATTGGGGAGATGTGATTAGGCCGGATATAACATTGTTTCAGCTTACTGATGACATGATCATGGATAAGAAGGTATGGAGGTTGAGAATAAAGGTAAAACGTTATGATAGGTAGCCGAGCGTTGTCTTGTTTGTGTATTGTCGTATCCCTTAACTTCTGTTATTACTTGTTGTtgctttcatttcaattttctgaTTACAGTACTACTATTGGTTTTTTTTTTGCTTCAATTTTCCGATTGGTATGCTTGTTGTTGTCCTTCTTTTACCTTTCCCAAGTCGGGGGTCTACCGGAAATAACTTCTCCGCTTTCttgaaggtaggggtaaggtctgcgtatactctATCCTTCCTGGACCCCACTAATAAAATTACACTGAATTGttactattgttgttgttgtggtaaTAATTACTTGGATTATTATGGGATATACTTGATTCATCGTACTAAAGATATGTTATTCAATTTAAAATATGGTTTACAATAATTACTAGTGTAATATATTCTTATATTCTAATTGATGTACAGCTGGCCCATAAATATATTATTCCCAACTTATCCTCAAGTAACAGTTATACTAATAATTAGTCATATTTGGCAGGTAGAAACAAACGTTTATCATGGAGGACAAAATATACTTCCAATTACCAAATAGGACAAAATAACCAGAAAAGTAAGTCATATTATTATCTTtgatgaaaattaatttaaaatattttgaaaaatgttATGTCATCTCCACCATCAACATATACTGCAACTAAGGTGACCTTTGAATCTGCctttttgaaaaataaagaatAGTCGTTGAGTGAATTAGTGTATTCTTTAAAATTGAGAGCTGCTACAAGTTTGGCGTACCATGCCGTGAAGCATGTTTCAATCCATATAAAGATTTTTTTAACCTGCACACAAGGTTAGAACTAGGACTAGACATACCGGCTGGGAAGTTTCTTGTAAATCACTGTGAAGGAAAGCATTATTTACATCTAATTGAAACAAAGGCCATCCCTTTTTAACTGCAATAGCCATGAGCCATCTGACTGTAGTCATCTTAACTACAGGGAAAAAAGTCTCTGTAAAATCAATTCCCTCTCTTTGTATGTCACCCCTTATTACTAGTCTAGCTTTGAATCTCTCGACACTTTCATCAGACTTATATTTTACCTTATAAACCTATTTGGAAGGCAAAACCTTCATTCCCTTAGGTAACTTCACAAGCTCCCAGGTTTTGTTAGCCTTCAATGCTTCAAATTCTTTAGTCATTGCTTCCTGCCATGCAGGATGTAAAACTACCTGGGAATAAGTTGTAGGTTCTGAAATATGGGAGACTGATTTTAAAAGGTGTTGATTTGTGCTGAAAAAGACAAAACAAAAATTCAAGAGATGCTGAAAAAACAACTAGAGGTTAGGTTAGTCAAATAAACTGAATTACACGCATAATCTGCCAAATAAGTTGGTGTTTTATGTTCTCTAAGTGATTTCCTGATTGCTCGATGATTTGATAATGAAAGGAATGGGAGACAATGTAGAGTATCTTGCTGAAGAAGAATCTGGAATAAATGTGTGTTTagaaagggaagaagaagaattgGTAGATGTATGGCAAGTAGTAGGTGAACCAAGACTACTAGATGAATGTAAAACAGGTGATTGGCTGTGTGAAGAAGAACTAGTAGAGTAGATTAAATTATTTGTAGGATTGGAGGAAAAAGAAGGTAGAGTATACATTTGATCAGGAACTGGAAAAGTTGTCTGAATAAGTGAGGATTTTGAGAAAGGAAAAACACTTTCATAAAATTTGACATCCCTTGAAACAAACAACTTCATAGAAGATAGATCTAAAAGCTTGTAACCCTTCTTCCCAAAGGGGTGTCCCATAAAAAAGCATTTTACAGCTCTTGGATCAAATTTGGATCTGTGTAAAGACAAAGTTGAAGCATAACAAAGGCAACCAAAAGATCTTAAAAATTCTAAgaaaagtttctttccaaaaaGAAGTACATAAGGTGATTTAGAATTCAAAACTTGGACGGAAATCTATTTATAAGAAAAGTGGCAGTGAACAAACACTTACCCCAATAGGTGATAGGAATATGATACTTAAAAAGTAAAGCTCTACTTGTTTCCAATAAGTGTTTGTGTTTACGCTCTACAATACTATTTTATTGGGGCGTGGCAATGCAAGTGGTTTGATGTAAAATCCCTTTGGAAGAAAAATATTCTGATGTAGAGTTACTGCTACCAAACTCCATGGCATTGTCTGATCTCACAATTTTTACTTTTCTGTTGAATTGTCTCTCAATTATGGAAAGAAAGGCATTACTTTTTGTTTTAAATAGGTAAGTCCAGGTCCATCTACTAAAATCATCAACTATGGTAAGAAAATATTTATAACAATCAAGAGTTGGAACCTTATAAAGTCCCCATGTGTCAATGTAAATAAGATAAAAAATGAAAGTAGTGGAAATAGTACTAGAATGAAATGGCAATTTGGTCTGCCTTGCTTTAGGACACACATCACATGGTAGAtcaaatctggataaggaatgaGACTGAAACTTAGATAAATGTTGCATACTAGAAAGTGGCATATACCCCAAACATTTGTGCCATAGGCTTACATTGCTAGGTAATTGAACTGAATATGAAATTGAAGTAGAAACATTCTTTTGACTAAAACTATTACAAGCTGAGACAGAAGGATAAACAGGCTGGTGATTAATCTTGAAACTAGTAGAGACGGACTTTGAATTGAGTAGATAAAGACCTTCAAGAATTTTACCATTTACCACTGGCCTCTTCGTTGAAGGGCCCTGCAAAATAGCACCAAAAGAAATGAATAACATGAGATAATTTAAGTGTTTTGCGAGTTTATGAACAGAGATTAGATTGAAATTGAAATCAGGCACATAAAGAACATTTTTAATAGTTAAATCTGGCAGAATGTGTACACTTCCTATTTGACTAACCTGTACTTTATGAGAATTAGTTTAACATATAAGGGAAAAGGTAGGGTAGTAATATTGATTAGAGCAGAGAAATTAGAGGTCATATGTTCAGGAGCCCCTGAATCATTGATCCAGCTCTTAGGATAAACGAAAGAGAAATAAGAGAGTGCATAAAGTGAAGGGTTTGAAGAGGGCAGTAGTATACCTGCACAATTAGCAGAAGCAACAGCCTCAGTCATTTGCTCACCTTGTTGTCCAACTTTTACCTGTTGGAGCAAATGATAGAGCTGAGAAAATTATTCTTGTGTATGGTATTTCCTGCTGAATTTTCCTCTCCCCTATGGACTGTTTGGACTGCACTTCCTGTTCCAATTGCAGCATTAGTATGAGCAACTCCTTAATATTTTTTAGACTTAGTGAATTTAAAATCTGGGGGGAAGCCAACAATTCTGTAACACTTATCAATTGTATGCCCTAATTTTTTGCAATAGTTGAAAAACATATTAGACTTATTTGCATTGAGAGTTCCTTTGAACTTTCCTTCTCTATTTTTCTGACTGTGAAACTGTTGTTGTGATGCCATAAAAGCAGATTCTACAGAATGCACCCCAATATAGATCTCCCTTTGTGTTTCATCTTGAATCAAAAGGGAGTAGGCCTGATTTACAGTTGGAAGGGAAGACAACATCAGAATGCTACTTCTTAGTGCACCATATGTCTCATTGAGCCCTATCAAGAATTGGATAAGCCTACCATCCTGAAGAGGTTTCAAAGTTTTTGCCTTACCACCACAAGTGCAATCACAAGAGTAGTGTACACATGTTGTGTCCAGCTCATCCCAGATCTTTTTCATCTTTGTGTAGTAGCTAGCCATGTCAGAACTTCCTTGAATCATCTCACTTAACTCTTTCTGCAACCGATACAATTGTGCACCATTACATTGACCAAACCTTGCTTCCAGCTCAGTCCAGATATCCATAGCAGTCTTTGAGTATAATACACTATCTACTATGTCTTTTGAAAGAGAGTTAAGGAGCGAGGAAATGACCATGTCATTACACCTATTCCATGCCTTGAAAGAAGGAGAGTTTGAATCTGGTTCTTTGATGCTTCCATCAATGAAACCTATTTTGTTTATAGCTGAAAGAGCAATCACTATGGCTCTTCTCCAATCTCCATAGCTTTTTCTACCAAAAATAGAGTTAACAAAAACTATTCCAGGAGAATCTGAAGGATGGAGATAAAAAGGATGTGAAGAATCAGTAAGAACTGTGTTACCAGTTCGAGTAAAAGTGTTTCCTCTGTCAACAGTAGTGCTTCCATCATCTGATGAAGGTGCCATTGGATGTAGCTCAAAGAAAACAGTAAAGAAAGAaagattgaagaagaagaaaacttgaaagagaagaaaattcaGCAAGTTGTTCCTTGCTCTGATATGGaaattctctttttcattttttatcatTTGAATCTGTACATTGTTCCTTTATATACAAGTATGTGTAGAAAAGAATAAAAGGTAAATACAACTATGTATTTACACTTGTCTTATTCTAAGAGGCTATGTCCTAACAACCTTTTGTCCTATGTAAAAAGGTCAGATATGCACAATACTAGATAATATCTACAACTGGATTATTGAACATTCTGGAAGCATTGAGTAAAGTTCCAGCTGTGTCAAGAATCCTATATTGAAGTGGATCGAATAACCTTCTTATATTAGGCAGTCCATTCTTCTTTCTACATTAGGCCTGGATATCAAACTTTGTATATTGGCCCATTAATTTATTTGACCCGACAGACTTTATCATAAAATATTTGGGTTTTGTACTCTTCGATATATCCGATATACTTTGTATCTTCGTCTTCAATTCCTCTTTGTCTGGAGTAAGGTTTTCGATTCCAACACTTCCAACAATTTGTGATAGATTTAAATGCTTTAATAGTAGTATTGAAGGTTTGGTGAAAATAATCTAGAATCCATCATTATTGGGATATCAAAAAAAGCTTGAAAATTCAATTGGATCTTCTTAATTATTGGGTTATTGAACTCAATTTGTTGCTCGATTATTTTCGGCTAGTTGTTTAGGTAGTGTGGTTAAATTTTGGTGTTGTTGGAAATTTTCCCACAAACAACCATGGTGGTAGCAACAATGATGTTTAAGATAGAAAATGGAAAGATGAGGAAGAtgagttttaattttaatttctaatatttttttcctttttaaagttAATGACACGTGTCACGACCCTATTAGAGCGTGACTTTCACGTTATCTAAAAAATTGGCCAAGCACAAAAGTGATGTGTCTTAgacacatttttgaaagattgaATGGGTAAAAAGTTTCCCGTAAAAGATaagtgtgtaacagggatttcGCTGTAAGGTTGATGGATAAACTATGTATTATGCCTAAAATTAATAGAGCCATTTGTTCATTATCTCTTTAGTCCTACTGTATAAATCAGAATTTTGTTAGGTAAAGGTGGACCAGGATTTAATTAACGCGGGTATTTTTTGGTTAATAAAATGAAAATCTTAAGTCTAAATATCCGTCGAGTTAAATAAAAcatttgttgtgtaaagtgaaGATAACATACTAAAAACAGACTTTTATAGTACTATATTTTCTCAACACTGCAACATATGAGTTGGCTCTACTTCGAGGTCAGTtatcatattaaaaaaaatttggCGAAATTGATTAGTCAATTGAAAAGTCTGTATTGTTTTGTCATATTCAAAGACTCGAGTTTATCATATTCAAAGACTTGACGATGTTTGACAATTGGGATTATTATAAAATGGCATACAAAAGATACataaattataaaaatgaatttACACTCTAGTATATAATACTCCTAGTAATTACTTGGAGTGCGAGAGGTTGGCCCTGAAGGGCCGGAGGAGAGGTAGAGGTATGCCGGATAAGCATTGGAGAAAGGTCATTATGCAAGATATGACGTTGTTCCAGTCATGGATAGGAATATATGGATATTGAGAATAAAGGTAAATAGTTAGGATGGGTAGCCAAGCGTTGTCCAGTCTGTGTTTTGTTGTATCCCTTAACTTCTGTTATTACTTGTTGTTGTTTTCGTTTCGGCTTTTTGATTAAGTACCTACGGTTAGTTTTGTGTTTTCGTTTCGATTTTTCAATTGGTATGCTTGGTTGTTGTCCTTCTTTTATCTTTCTTGAGCCAAAGGTCTACAAGTCTCTCTGCCTTCTTAAAAGTAGGGTAAGGTCTGCCTACACTCTACCCTTTCCGACCCACTAGTAGGATTACACAGggtggttgttgttattgtagtAATTACTTGGATTATTATAGGATATACTTGATTCATCGTACTTAAAGatatattatttaatttaaaatatGTTTACTTTAATGACTAGTGTAATATATTCTTATATTCTAAATTGGTGTACAGCTGGTCCATAAAATATATTATTCCCAACTTATCCTCAAGTAACAGTTATACTAATAATTACTCATATTTGGCAGGTAGAAACAAACGTTTATCATATGGAGGACAAAATATACTTTCAATTACCAAATAGGACAAAATAACCAGAAAAGTAAGTCATAATATTATCTTtgatgaaaaataatttaaaatattttgaaaaatgtcATTCACGAGTAACATATTTTCTACCCACTATTAAATATTATACTTGCCAACTTCCAAAATTTACAGCTAGTCAGTTGACGAATCATTTACTATTTCAAGACAAAATTATGTTTTTCTAAAATTGTGAAATAATTCTTTAATTTATTAATGTGTCACCCTTGCTCCACACAGTATCCCCTAAAACTTTCTCTTTAAGTAATAAATTAAATTACCCCTAAATTCCCTACCATTTTAATTATCCTACAAAAAGAAATATGACTATTTAGGAATATATTCAACTTATTTACAATTCTTCTATTCACTAAATCTTAATAAGATTTCACAAGTCTCTCATTacttaatttttgaatttttaacaaATATATTTGTCGATGAACTAGTTGATTTGTCGCAATTCTCGAATAAGAcgtttattctatttttttggTTAATGGTATAATTACTTAGCTTGCAAGACTATTTGTTTTTAGCAATACTTGATACTACGATTTTTAAGTTAGTATTGAAGGATCTCGAAATACTAATGCATAACAAGCACTTTAAAATAATTGTTTAAATATTCTATAGAATAAATTTTTACGCAAATTATATAATATAAAACTTGATTTCCAAGCAACTGCTTAAAGTACCGCTCAAATCCATAAT
Proteins encoded:
- the LOC104220888 gene encoding uncharacterized protein gives rise to the protein MAPSSDDGSTTVDRGNTFTRTGNTVLTDSSHPFYLHPSDSPGIVFVNSIFGRKSYGDWRRAIVIALSAINKIGFIDGSIKEPDSNSPSFKAWNRCNDMVISSLLNSLSKDIVDSVLYSKTAMDIWTELEARFGQCNGAQLYRLQKELSEMIQGSSDMASYYTKMKKIWDELDTTCVHYSCDCTCGGKAKTLKPLQDGRLIQFLIGLNETYGALRSSILMLSSLPTVNQAYSLLIQDETQREIYIGVHSVESAFMASQQQFHSQKNREGKFKGTLNANKSNMFFNYCKKLGHTIDKCYRIEVQSKQSIGERKIQQEIPYTRIIFSALSFAPTGILLPSSNPSLYALSYFSFVYPKSWINDSGAPEHMTSNFSALINITTLPFPLYGPSTKRPVVNGKILEGLYLLNSKSVSTSFKINHQPVYPSVSACNSFSQKNVSTSISYSVQLPSNVSLWHKCLGSKFDPRAVKCFFMGHPFGKKGYKLLDLSSMKLFVSRDVKFYESVFPFSKSSLIQTTFPVPDQMYTLPSFSSNPTNNLIYSTSSSSHSQSPVLHSSSSLGSPTTCHTSTNSSSSLSKHTFIPDSSSARYSTFTNQHLLKSVSHISEPTTYSQVVLHPAWQEAMTKEFEALKANKTWELVKLPKGMKVLPSK